The proteins below are encoded in one region of Methanosarcina barkeri 3:
- a CDS encoding 2-oxoacid:acceptor oxidoreductase family protein, whose product MAAEIINGEKVIGKPKALYADYPRKGSVASTATHYCPGCGHGVLHKLIAEAIDDLGIQDRTVMISPVGCAVFAYYYFDTGNIQVAHGRAPAVGTGVSRAEENAVVISYQGDGDLASIGLNETLQAANRGEKLAVFFVNNTVYGMTGGQMAPTTLVGEKTTTCPEGRDPRFAGYPLHMCELLENLKAPVFIERVSVSDISHIRKARKAIHKALEIQRDGKGYAFVEVLASCPTNLKMDAEKAISFINEEMEKEFPVKNFRDKSEEVEPLHRGVSDFTTKALEQLYGIEAEAEEKPARKDFAPIQTKIAGFGGQGVLSMGIILAQAGVKANLNASWFPSYGPEQRGGTSNCSVVISGQSIGSPTVYTPDILIAMNRPSLEKFEGAVREGGFILYDSSIGEVETPSHVKAVAVPATEKAKEAGSEKAANSFMLGVLMGINATGLKEEVFKEALAENFTGKPRVIEFNQMVLEAGAQWARENVKF is encoded by the coding sequence ATGGCAGCAGAAATCATTAACGGAGAAAAAGTAATAGGAAAGCCAAAGGCCCTGTATGCGGACTACCCTCGCAAAGGATCAGTAGCCTCTACAGCCACTCATTACTGCCCAGGCTGCGGACATGGGGTTCTGCACAAGCTTATTGCCGAAGCAATTGATGACCTTGGTATTCAGGACAGGACCGTTATGATAAGCCCTGTGGGATGTGCGGTCTTCGCTTACTATTATTTTGATACAGGCAACATCCAGGTTGCTCACGGCCGTGCGCCTGCGGTTGGTACTGGAGTCTCCAGGGCTGAAGAAAATGCTGTGGTGATCTCTTATCAGGGAGACGGAGATTTGGCTTCCATTGGTCTGAACGAGACTCTTCAGGCCGCAAATAGGGGTGAAAAGCTTGCAGTCTTTTTCGTAAATAATACCGTTTACGGAATGACAGGTGGACAGATGGCACCCACAACTCTTGTAGGGGAAAAGACCACTACGTGCCCGGAAGGTCGGGACCCCCGTTTTGCAGGTTATCCTCTACATATGTGCGAGCTGCTGGAAAACCTTAAGGCTCCGGTATTTATTGAAAGGGTTTCAGTTTCGGATATATCCCATATCAGGAAAGCAAGAAAAGCCATACATAAGGCGCTTGAAATCCAGCGTGACGGGAAAGGATATGCTTTTGTTGAAGTCCTTGCCTCCTGCCCGACTAACCTCAAGATGGATGCGGAAAAGGCCATCAGTTTCATAAATGAAGAGATGGAAAAGGAATTTCCTGTCAAGAATTTCAGGGATAAATCAGAAGAAGTAGAACCACTGCACCGTGGAGTCAGTGACTTTACAACCAAAGCCCTTGAACAGCTTTACGGTATTGAGGCAGAAGCCGAAGAAAAACCTGCCAGAAAGGACTTTGCCCCGATCCAGACCAAGATTGCTGGTTTCGGAGGGCAGGGTGTTCTCAGCATGGGAATAATTCTTGCACAGGCCGGAGTTAAGGCAAATCTCAACGCTTCCTGGTTCCCGTCCTATGGCCCTGAACAGAGGGGAGGTACCTCTAACTGCTCTGTCGTGATTTCAGGCCAGTCTATAGGCTCTCCTACGGTCTACACTCCGGACATTCTGATAGCTATGAACCGTCCTTCTCTTGAAAAGTTTGAAGGGGCAGTTCGAGAAGGAGGCTTTATCCTCTATGACTCATCCATCGGTGAAGTCGAAACGCCTTCACATGTAAAGGCAGTTGCTGTTCCTGCAACTGAAAAAGCCAAGGAAGCCGGTTCCGAGAAAGCTGCTAACTCTTTCATGCTTGGAGTCCTTATGGGTATTAACGCAACCGGCCTGAAAGAGGAAGTGTTTAAGGAGGCTCTTGCCGAAAACTTTACAGGAAAACCCAGAGTCATTGAGTTTAACCAGATGGTTCTCGAAGCTGGGGCACAGTGGGCAAGAGAAAATGTTAAATTCTAA
- a CDS encoding 3-methyl-2-oxobutanoate dehydrogenase subunit VorB — MTTQLVKGNSAVIIGALYAGCDCFFGYPITPASEILHDASKYLPKIGRKFVQAESEEAAINMVYGGASAGHRVMTSSSGPGISLMQEGISYLAGAELPCVVVDIMRAGPGLGNIGPEQADYNQVVKGGGHGNYRNIVLAPNSVQEMCDFTMKAFELAFKYRNPAVVLADGVLGQMIESLEFPKQAIVPEIDSTWAVNGTAETRPNLITSIFLDFDQLGKFNEKLQVKYELIRQNEVDYEEYLTDDASIVLVSYGISSRICRSAVDLARQEGIKVGLFRPKTLFPFPEAQLKALADKGCSFISVEMSNGQLIHDVRLAINCSQPVELVNRMGGNLMTLDQIMDKIRKMAGEA; from the coding sequence ATGACAACACAACTAGTAAAAGGCAACTCCGCAGTAATCATCGGTGCACTATATGCCGGATGTGACTGTTTCTTCGGGTATCCTATAACTCCGGCAAGTGAGATTCTACATGATGCATCCAAATATTTGCCAAAAATTGGAAGGAAGTTCGTTCAGGCCGAATCCGAAGAAGCGGCGATTAACATGGTTTATGGAGGAGCATCGGCAGGACATAGGGTCATGACATCATCTTCAGGCCCTGGAATTAGCCTGATGCAGGAAGGAATTTCCTATCTTGCTGGCGCTGAGCTTCCATGCGTGGTTGTAGATATTATGCGGGCAGGGCCAGGCCTTGGAAATATAGGGCCTGAGCAGGCAGATTACAATCAAGTGGTAAAAGGCGGAGGGCACGGGAACTACAGAAATATCGTGCTTGCCCCTAATTCAGTGCAGGAAATGTGCGATTTTACCATGAAAGCTTTTGAGCTTGCTTTCAAGTACAGGAACCCAGCTGTTGTGCTTGCGGACGGAGTGCTCGGACAGATGATCGAGTCACTCGAATTCCCGAAGCAAGCTATTGTTCCTGAGATTGATAGTACCTGGGCGGTCAACGGTACAGCCGAAACCAGGCCTAATCTGATAACCTCCATCTTTCTGGACTTCGATCAACTTGGAAAGTTCAATGAAAAACTGCAGGTGAAGTACGAGCTCATAAGGCAGAATGAAGTCGATTACGAGGAGTACCTGACCGATGATGCATCAATTGTCCTTGTTTCTTATGGAATAAGCAGCAGGATCTGCAGGTCAGCCGTAGATCTTGCCAGACAGGAAGGCATTAAAGTGGGGCTTTTCAGGCCAAAAACTCTATTCCCGTTCCCTGAAGCGCAGTTGAAAGCCCTGGCAGATAAGGGTTGTTCCTTTATTTCCGTGGAAATGAGCAATGGACAATTAATACATGATGTCAGGCTTGCAATCAATTGTTCACAGCCTGTAGAGCTTGTAAATCGTATGGGAGGAAACTTGATGACTCTTGACCAGATTATGGATAAAATCAGGAAAATGGCAGGAGAGGCATGA
- a CDS encoding ferredoxin family protein translates to MSKNDKKEPYPVINTLECKACGRCLLACPKDVLSMSENLNARGYHYVEYKGEGCSGCASCYYTCPEPLAIEIHIPLKEEEAR, encoded by the coding sequence ATGTCAAAGAACGATAAAAAAGAACCATACCCTGTAATTAATACTCTGGAGTGTAAGGCCTGCGGACGCTGCCTTCTAGCCTGCCCCAAAGACGTACTTTCCATGAGTGAAAACCTGAATGCCAGGGGTTACCATTATGTGGAGTACAAAGGAGAGGGCTGCTCAGGCTGTGCAAGCTGCTATTATACCTGCCCTGAACCGCTTGCAATCGAGATTCATATTCCCCTGAAAGAAGAGGAAGCCAGGTAA
- a CDS encoding AMP-binding protein, giving the protein MTSLLSQFVSKTDFESYEDFEKNFKILVPENFNFAYDVVDTYARDLPEKIAMIWCDDNGEERIFTFKDLKYYSDKTANFFAKHGIGKGDYVMLTLKSRYEFWYCIIALHKLGAIAVPATHMLKTRDIVYRIKKAGLKMIVCISEDGVPEQVDEAHSECGNITLKKAVVGDNVREGWIDFKKELEEASPDFKRPSGDAATKNSDVSLVYFSSGTASFPKMVEHDFTYPLGHILTAKYWQNVEDDGLHYTVADSGWGKCVWGKLYGQWIAGCAVFVYDYDRFEARTMLEKASKYGVTTFCAPPTIYRFLIKEDLSKYDFGTLKYAVVAGEPLNPEVFYRFLEFTGIKLMEGFGQTETVVSIATYPWMEPKPGSIGRPSPGYKIELMDRDGRLCEVGEEGELVINTKEEKPVGLFVHYGKDPEKTKEAWHDGYYHTGDMAWKDEDGYLWFVGRADDIIKTSGYKVGPFEVESALIQHPAVLECAITGAPDPVRGQVIKATVVLTKGYTPGEELKKELQKHVKSITAPYKYPRIIEFVDELPKTISGKIRRVEIRDKDQNELN; this is encoded by the coding sequence ATGACTTCTTTGCTCAGCCAATTTGTTTCTAAAACTGACTTTGAATCCTATGAGGATTTTGAGAAAAATTTTAAAATCCTTGTTCCTGAAAACTTCAACTTTGCCTATGATGTAGTCGATACCTATGCAAGAGATCTCCCTGAAAAGATCGCAATGATCTGGTGTGACGATAATGGGGAAGAGAGAATCTTTACTTTTAAAGACCTGAAGTACTACAGTGATAAAACCGCAAATTTTTTTGCAAAGCATGGGATAGGTAAAGGCGACTACGTAATGCTCACCTTAAAGAGCCGGTATGAGTTCTGGTATTGTATCATTGCACTGCATAAATTGGGAGCCATTGCTGTACCCGCAACCCATATGCTCAAGACACGAGACATTGTATACCGGATTAAAAAAGCCGGATTGAAGATGATCGTCTGCATATCGGAAGACGGAGTTCCAGAACAGGTAGATGAAGCACACTCCGAATGCGGAAATATCACGCTCAAAAAAGCGGTCGTAGGAGATAATGTCCGGGAAGGCTGGATTGATTTCAAAAAAGAACTCGAAGAAGCCTCTCCTGATTTCAAACGTCCTTCGGGAGATGCTGCTACAAAAAACAGCGATGTTTCTCTTGTCTATTTCTCTTCAGGAACAGCCAGTTTCCCAAAAATGGTAGAACACGACTTTACCTACCCTCTAGGGCATATTCTTACCGCAAAGTACTGGCAGAATGTGGAAGATGACGGGTTGCATTACACTGTTGCAGACAGCGGTTGGGGAAAATGCGTATGGGGAAAACTATATGGCCAATGGATCGCAGGTTGTGCGGTCTTTGTTTATGACTATGACAGATTTGAAGCCAGGACTATGCTTGAAAAAGCCTCTAAGTATGGGGTTACAACTTTTTGTGCTCCTCCGACAATCTATAGGTTCCTAATTAAGGAAGATCTCTCAAAATACGATTTTGGTACCCTTAAATATGCGGTTGTTGCAGGCGAACCTCTTAATCCGGAAGTATTTTACCGGTTCCTTGAGTTCACCGGAATAAAGCTTATGGAAGGGTTCGGGCAAACTGAAACCGTTGTAAGTATAGCAACATACCCCTGGATGGAACCAAAACCAGGGTCTATCGGAAGGCCATCTCCTGGATATAAAATTGAACTGATGGACAGAGACGGAAGACTCTGTGAAGTAGGGGAAGAAGGAGAACTCGTAATCAACACAAAGGAAGAAAAACCTGTAGGACTCTTCGTCCACTATGGGAAAGATCCTGAGAAAACTAAGGAAGCATGGCACGATGGCTATTATCATACAGGGGATATGGCCTGGAAGGACGAAGATGGCTACTTGTGGTTTGTGGGTAGAGCTGACGATATCATAAAGACCTCAGGATATAAAGTCGGGCCTTTTGAAGTGGAAAGCGCCCTTATCCAGCACCCTGCAGTACTCGAATGCGCAATTACAGGTGCTCCTGATCCTGTAAGAGGTCAGGTTATCAAGGCAACCGTTGTGCTCACAAAAGGATACACGCCTGGAGAAGAGCTTAAAAAAGAGCTCCAGAAACATGTAAAAAGTATCACTGCCCCCTATAAGTATCCGCGCATAATTGAGTTTGTGGACGAACTTCCAAAAACCATTAGCGGAAAGATTCGCAGGGTCGAAATCCGGGATAAAGATCAAAATGAGTTAAACTAA
- a CDS encoding helix-turn-helix domain-containing protein, with protein MQEKIKEIADRVHELRELSDFTVKDMAEYLKVSDETYGRYEDGTEDIPASILFEIAHKLRVDMATLLTGEEPRMNIFTVTRDGKGVNVERRKQYKYQNLAEKFIHKKAEFFVVTVEPKPYGTKPETNSHPGQEFNYVLEGSLKVYIHNNELILNEGDSIYFDSTYEHAMEALEGKSAKFLAVIM; from the coding sequence ATGCAGGAAAAAATAAAAGAAATTGCAGATCGAGTACATGAACTGCGTGAACTCTCGGATTTCACGGTCAAAGACATGGCAGAATATCTAAAAGTATCCGATGAAACTTATGGAAGATATGAAGATGGAACTGAGGATATTCCGGCAAGTATACTTTTTGAAATTGCACACAAGCTGCGTGTGGATATGGCTACTCTTCTTACAGGGGAAGAGCCACGTATGAATATATTCACAGTTACACGGGATGGAAAAGGGGTCAACGTTGAGAGGAGGAAGCAGTACAAGTACCAGAACCTGGCTGAAAAATTCATTCATAAAAAGGCTGAATTTTTTGTAGTTACAGTCGAACCCAAGCCATACGGGACAAAACCTGAGACTAACTCCCATCCTGGGCAGGAGTTTAACTATGTGCTGGAAGGAAGCCTGAAAGTCTATATTCACAATAATGAGCTGATTCTGAATGAAGGAGACTCAATTTACTTTGACTCCACTTACGAACACGCTATGGAAGCCCTGGAAGGAAAGTCAGCCAAGTTCCTGGCAGTTATAATGTAA
- a CDS encoding pentapeptide repeat-containing protein codes for MLTKSDLIELDLIESDLTEQGLNELTLTESSLTESSLTESSLTESSLTESSLTESDFKF; via the coding sequence ATGTTAACCAAATCAGATTTAATCGAATTAGATTTAATCGAATCAGATTTAACTGAACAGGGTTTAAATGAACTAACCTTAACCGAATCAAGCTTAACCGAATCAAGCTTAACCGAATCAAGCTTAACCGAATCAAGCTTAACCGAATCAAGCTTAACCGAATCAGACTTTAAGTTTTAG
- a CDS encoding NosD domain-containing protein has product MTEIRTFRRICFFAIFLVLVLMSETGAVENYVSPGESIQEAVDNAFPGDTILVKPGEYNESIQIDQDNLTIISYSKNSYDTIITGKNRESSIFKIIASNVTISGFSITDSKYGIYLNGAQNCIINNSIISGNNIGICLFKSENNTLSNNTVSSNADCGIKLSASSNNTIYNNFFNNTNNARDSKLNTWNRISGNCWSDYTGQDEDGDNIGDTAYAVNRLTKSMDYRPLMNFIPELPVMPEAIFTSNVTVGYAPLTVEFTEISENASSLLWSLGNLEVSTSSDFSHTFVNEGNNTVTLNVTNENGSDSANVVINVLKAPDPSVPIFPEAKFGTNVTIGHVPLTIQFFDLSRNAASLSWNFGDGKKSYCPEPKHTFCCPGNYTVSLTAKNDNGSSSACVIIQVLKSINQSSIENTVSPEDASSIVNSEDTGNSGLSRRNEGDRTRGFLNMKSFESVENFVLFFTGTQPLAEVEPQVEHKILRLDDTIKNLTEDSVSRSKVRNISMRTIFFGFLVIALGLSTFKRGRK; this is encoded by the coding sequence ATGACAGAAATTCGAACTTTCAGACGGATATGCTTTTTTGCAATTTTTCTGGTTCTGGTTCTTATGTCAGAGACCGGAGCAGTAGAAAATTATGTTTCCCCAGGAGAATCGATTCAGGAAGCAGTAGATAATGCTTTTCCAGGTGACACTATTCTTGTGAAGCCCGGAGAATATAATGAAAGCATTCAAATCGATCAGGATAACCTGACAATAATCTCGTACTCGAAAAATTCTTACGATACGATTATTACCGGAAAGAATAGGGAGAGCAGTATATTCAAAATAATTGCCAGCAATGTGACAATCAGCGGTTTCTCAATAACCGACAGTAAGTATGGAATTTACCTGAATGGCGCTCAAAACTGTATCATAAATAACAGCATTATCTCGGGGAATAATATCGGGATCTGTCTGTTTAAGTCCGAAAACAATACCTTGAGCAATAATACCGTATCTTCAAACGCCGATTGCGGAATCAAGTTGTCTGCCTCTTCAAACAATACGATATATAACAATTTCTTCAATAATACAAATAATGCCAGGGACAGTAAACTCAATACCTGGAACCGGATCTCAGGCAACTGCTGGAGTGATTATACAGGTCAGGACGAGGACGGAGATAATATCGGCGATACTGCATATGCCGTAAACCGCCTCACGAAGAGTATGGACTACAGACCATTAATGAATTTCATTCCGGAACTTCCCGTGATGCCAGAAGCAATTTTTACTTCCAATGTGACAGTAGGATACGCGCCTCTTACGGTTGAGTTTACGGAAATCTCAGAAAACGCCAGCTCACTGTTATGGAGCCTTGGAAACCTGGAAGTTTCGACCTCTTCGGATTTTTCGCATACTTTTGTCAACGAAGGTAACAATACAGTTACCCTGAATGTCACGAATGAGAATGGCAGTGATTCGGCCAACGTGGTTATTAATGTTTTGAAAGCTCCGGACCCTTCAGTTCCAATATTTCCTGAGGCTAAGTTTGGTACTAATGTGACAATCGGGCATGTTCCGCTTACTATCCAGTTTTTTGATCTTTCCAGGAATGCAGCCTCGCTGTCATGGAACTTTGGAGATGGAAAGAAGTCTTACTGCCCGGAACCAAAACATACTTTCTGCTGTCCAGGAAATTATACGGTTTCCCTTACTGCAAAGAATGATAATGGTAGTTCCTCAGCCTGCGTTATTATTCAGGTCCTGAAGTCAATAAACCAGTCCTCGATCGAAAACACCGTTAGTCCGGAAGATGCCTCATCCATTGTTAATTCGGAAGATACCGGAAACTCAGGCTTAAGTCGCAGAAACGAGGGTGACCGTACCAGGGGATTTCTGAATATGAAAAGTTTTGAGTCTGTTGAGAACTTCGTCCTGTTTTTTACTGGAACTCAACCGCTTGCGGAAGTGGAACCACAGGTAGAGCATAAAATTCTCAGACTTGATGATACTATTAAAAACCTTACCGAAGATTCAGTATCCAGAAGTAAAGTAAGAAATATTTCTATGCGTACTATATTTTTCGGATTCCTTGTAATAGCTCTTGGACTCTCCACGTTTAAAAGAGGAAGAAAATAA
- a CDS encoding amino acid-binding protein — translation MWQTLLKKFEKYPAQAKVLKLLFERGFQVNEEGKVTSGSIEIAHTQLAKEAGVDRRVVDATTKTIISDELLSRIFKNVHSIPFLRDVAPSLGLGVIIIIPEDAADVGILAEVAGLISGSKVSIRQAVSDDPYLTDNPRLTIVTDKKVPGELVDKILELPSVKGVSIY, via the coding sequence ATGTGGCAGACATTACTCAAAAAGTTTGAAAAATACCCTGCGCAGGCAAAAGTGCTTAAGTTGCTTTTTGAACGCGGGTTTCAGGTAAATGAAGAAGGGAAGGTCACCTCAGGAAGCATTGAGATTGCACATACCCAGCTTGCAAAAGAAGCAGGCGTTGACCGGCGAGTAGTTGACGCAACTACAAAAACCATTATTTCGGATGAGCTTCTAAGCAGAATTTTTAAAAATGTTCACTCTATTCCCTTCCTCAGAGACGTTGCTCCTTCGCTTGGCCTGGGAGTAATTATTATTATTCCTGAAGATGCCGCTGACGTGGGCATTCTTGCTGAGGTTGCAGGCCTGATCTCAGGAAGCAAAGTGAGCATCCGCCAGGCTGTTTCGGATGATCCTTATCTAACTGATAATCCAAGGCTTACAATTGTTACCGACAAGAAAGTCCCTGGAGAACTTGTTGACAAAATCCTTGAACTTCCCTCAGTCAAAGGAGTAAGCATTTACTGA
- a CDS encoding YkgJ family cysteine cluster protein, whose translation MYQQGTIICMEAPSTGNKPKSEKTGYQHLLIAALQKEIEMARKLDPEKLASEIRKIGFSCQRCGKCCRQAFGDNRVAVIPSEIERIQEYTDLSKLEVAGPFVIESPIQDGTEKSEEKCPETSLIESEENEESFSPDLLESLEDCIDCEGKVHAFGWILRRKRNGDCTFLERDTYKCRIYPVRPMLCSTYPFYIEGLRLQTCECEGLGSPISIEDSRKLAENLLFRYISELEDMLSLYENFVDFRRGEKGLELAKKSLKKGTFTCIVHDSRGSIEVIDEVIDEVID comes from the coding sequence ATGTACCAGCAGGGCACGATTATTTGCATGGAAGCTCCCAGCACAGGCAATAAGCCAAAATCAGAAAAAACAGGTTATCAGCACCTTCTTATTGCCGCTCTCCAGAAAGAAATAGAAATGGCTCGCAAACTTGACCCTGAAAAACTTGCATCTGAAATCCGGAAAATCGGTTTCTCCTGCCAGCGCTGTGGAAAATGCTGCAGGCAGGCTTTTGGAGATAATAGAGTAGCTGTAATTCCTTCTGAAATTGAAAGAATCCAGGAGTATACAGATCTCTCAAAATTGGAGGTTGCAGGACCGTTTGTGATTGAGAGCCCTATCCAGGACGGAACAGAAAAGTCTGAAGAAAAATGTCCGGAAACTTCATTAATAGAATCGGAGGAAAATGAAGAGTCTTTTTCTCCTGACCTTCTCGAATCCCTTGAGGACTGTATCGATTGTGAGGGCAAGGTTCATGCCTTTGGATGGATCCTCAGGCGGAAGAGGAATGGGGACTGTACTTTTCTTGAAAGAGATACGTACAAATGTCGGATCTATCCAGTGCGCCCTATGCTCTGTAGCACTTACCCTTTTTATATAGAAGGGCTGAGACTACAGACCTGCGAATGTGAAGGTCTTGGATCTCCGATCTCTATAGAAGACAGTCGAAAACTAGCAGAAAATCTTCTCTTCAGGTATATTTCGGAACTTGAGGACATGCTTAGCCTGTATGAGAATTTTGTGGACTTCAGGAGAGGAGAAAAGGGTCTCGAGCTTGCAAAAAAGAGCCTGAAAAAAGGTACATTCACATGTATAGTTCACGATAGTAGGGGAAGTATCGAAGTTATTGACGAAGTTATTGACGAAGTTATTGATTAA